A single region of the Halobacterium wangiae genome encodes:
- a CDS encoding nicotinamide-nucleotide adenylyltransferase, with the protein MTRGFYIGRFQPYHNGHHRVVEQIATEVDELVVGIGSAGDSHTVRNPFTAGERIMMITKSLVDFDLVTYAVPIEDLDRNAVWVSHVQSMSPRFDVAYSNNPLVIRLFNEAGIEVRQSPMFDRGVLEGTEIRRRMAEDDDWESLVPGTVANVIKEIDGIERIQKVSDSDSNGEDPYPA; encoded by the coding sequence ATGACTCGCGGGTTCTACATCGGACGTTTCCAGCCGTACCACAACGGCCACCACCGCGTCGTCGAGCAGATCGCAACGGAGGTCGACGAACTCGTCGTCGGCATCGGCAGCGCGGGCGACTCCCACACCGTCCGGAACCCGTTCACCGCGGGCGAACGCATCATGATGATCACGAAGTCCCTCGTCGACTTCGACCTCGTGACGTACGCCGTCCCCATCGAGGACCTGGACCGGAACGCGGTGTGGGTGAGCCACGTCCAGTCGATGAGTCCGCGCTTCGACGTGGCGTACTCGAACAACCCGCTGGTCATCCGCCTGTTCAACGAGGCCGGCATCGAGGTCCGTCAGTCGCCGATGTTCGACAGAGGGGTCCTCGAAGGCACGGAGATACGCCGCCGGATGGCCGAGGACGACGACTGGGAGAGCCTGGTTCCGGGGACGGTCGCGAACGTCATCAAGGAGATCGACGGCATCGAACGCATCCAGAAGGTCAGCGACTCGGACTCGAACGGCGAGGACCCGTACCCAGCGTAG